The genomic interval CAATATCTTCATCCTACGTGtttataaatataagaaaaatcaaaattatatatgggttgaaaatattttagattgcAAAAGCTAAAATTTCAGACTATATAATTAAGAACTttcaaacatttattttatattacatgaattatataatcaatTCTAGATATGAAAATGTATTTCAAGGTTAcacaattcataatatatttcatATCATACAACtacataatttataaatgtattataaattatacaatttaaaatatatttttaaattgtataatctaaaaatacttcttaaattctataatttagaatatattttcaaaGCAGGTCAGAATTCTGTGAAAAATCCACGATGGAAAACTGATTAGAATTTGACTCCAGGACTAAGTTATGAATTaactttctttaaaaaatagaatttgaagaaaaaaagttatattttttaaattttaaataataatttttatataaactattaaattaaattaatcaatactatttaaataattaatagatattttattgataatagtTTACGAACTACAGTTTATTtaagtataaattattaaatttaatgatttaatataaattaatattgaatgttgaaataatttaaactaaatatttaaatataaattaatttttattttgaataaaaaaatattactagtaatgatttacataaaaaatgaatataaaataaatttaactaatgatattaaataattattattcatttaaaatattaaagtttattttattttattatattgttattaaggatgtaattttattattcaaatttatcATTATAAATAGAAGTTAATTTTGTAATTGATTACTTATAGAAGAGAATATGAATATATTATTCcgtgaattatataaataatttaataaattagcttaattttatattaatttcttgcctatttatttaattatttaaataatataatttttttcaaattctgtttttttaaaaggaaaaattagGTCTGGAAATCCAATTTTTGCAAAACAAAAGTTAGAATTTGACTTCTCAATAATTAAATTCTATCATATTTGAGTGAATTGTGCTACCTTAGTAAATATTCTGTATAACGTGTTATCTGGGAAATTCTTGGCAATGTGTGTTAACTAACAATAATTATGACCGCAGCCATTAGAATCTGGCTTTTCCTTTTAGAAATTACTAGATAATCTTTAACTACTCATTAATGGTCATACGTAATAACTGAcaactattttttcttaatacttcaaaaaaataaaaaagagttaACGACAAGTGTGTTAAACAATTGATTGATTGATTGATTTTATGCTTAAAAGTGTAAATACAAAATCAGACctaaaattgtttatatttttaagcagagagataatgatattttaataCTTCAATCAATTTTTACaatcactttttatttttttcttttatttttttattaattattataatctaaataaGAATTAGGAAGAATGAAAAACTACATAAAGTATGATAAgagaatataaaaaagttaataaaaaaattactaaaaaaatattaaataaaaattaattttagaaatcaaaatagtttattattattttgactattttataaactaaaaaatattaatatttaaaataatttctattattaataaaaatttataaaataatttttaaatagatattTAACAATTAGTTACAAAAATTTTAGCtactaaatatttatattttaaattaataaagactaattttgaatttaaaatattaataactaaaacttgataactaatttaaatattaatttaaaaattattttataatattttattaataataaaaatcacatattaataattttttaagtctattttaaatattataattttagattataaTTGTAACACTTTGTAAGAGTATTTATGTGAGTCTTTGACAGCCATTCCAATCCTGCAGTCCCTCTCAGCCTTCACCTCGATCAAAGATCAAAGTAGCAGAAAAGGAAAGTCGATAATGACTAAAGTTTTGGGGAAGGGTGTTTGCTAAACGTTTATGTCAAACATTTTCCATATTTCCATATGGGAATATCAGAGACACGTGAAACTGTTTCTTTATAATTTCTCTTTAAAACAATCAAGATATTATGGCATACGCTCTTACGTCATCTCCGCAAACTATCACTCTGTATAAAACCACATAGCAAGCCACACCAGAAAGAAACACAGTGACAGCAAAATTCATTTGCCTCTTCTTAGTAACCATGCTTTCCCAAACAACCAATCTTCACTTCGTCTTGTTTCCCCTCATGTCTCAAGGCCACATGATCCCCATGATGGATATTGCAAGACTACTGGCGCACCGTGGTGTGGTTGTTACCATATTCACCACCCCAAAAAATGCATCACGTTTCAATTCAGTTCTTTCTCGTGCTCTATCATCTGGTCTCCAAATCCGGTTTCTACAACTTCATTTTCCAGCAAAAGAGGCAGGACTACCTGAAGGGTGTGAGAATTTCGACATGGTAACATCAAGGGATATGATGAACAAAATGTTCCACACCATCAGAATGCTTCAGAAGTCAGCAGAGGAATTGTTTGAAGCACTAACACCAAAACCAAGTTGCATAATCTCCGACTTCTGCATTCCTTGGACCGCTCAGATAGCTGAAAAGTATCATATTCCAAGGATTTCATTCCACGGATTTTCTTGCTTCTGCCTCCATTGTCTGCACCAGCTACACACTTCAGAGGTTTGTGAAAGCATCACTTCAGAGTCCGAGTATTTCACTATTCCCGACATACCTGACCAAATTCAAGTTACCAAAGAGCAGTTACCAGGAGCACTCTCAATTGATTTGAAGGGCTTTGGAGACCAGTTGCGTGACGCTGAGAGAAAGACGTATGGGGTTATCATAAATActtttgaagagttggagaAGGCGTATGTGAGGGATTACAAGAAGGTGAAAAATGATAAGATGTGGTGCATTGGTCCTGTTTCATTATGCAACAATGATGGTTTGGATAAGGCTGAAAGAGGCAATCGGGCCTCAATTAATGAGCACAATTGCTTGAAGTGGCTAGATTTGCAGCAACCTAAGTCAGTGGTCTATGTTTGTTTTGGAAGCTTATGCAACTTGATTCCTTCACAGCTTGTGGAGTTGGCCTTGGCCTTGGAAGATACTAAAATACCATTTGTATGGGTTATTAGGGAGGGAAGTAGGTTCCAAGAACTGGAAAAGTGGATCTCTGAAGAAGGGTTTGAGGAAAGGACGAAAGGGAGAAGCCTTATAATAAGAGGTTGGGCACCACAAGTAATAATACTATCACACCCTTCCATTGGAGGATTCTTAACACACTGTGGTTGGAATTCAACACTTGAAGGGATAAGTGGTGGAGTGCCACTGGTTACCTGGCCTCTATTTGGTGATCAGTTTTTAAATGAGAAGCTTGTTACTGATGTGTTGAAGATTGGAGTGAGCGTTGGAGTAGAGGTTCCCTTGATGTGGGGAGAAGAAGAGAGGAGAGGTGTGTTGGTGAAGAAGGAGGATATTGGGAGGGCAATATGTAGAGTGATGGatgaagatggagaagaaagcaaagagagaagagaaagagcAAGAGAATTGAGTGAGATGGGAAAGAGAGCGATGGAAAAAGGTGGCACTTCTCATCTTGGCATCACTTTGCTTATTCAAGACATTATACAAAATTCAACTGCTCAGGCTCAAGAATCGCATCTTACATGCTCTGCTTGATTTGTTGCTCATCTTACTCTCATCTTTGTACTATTTATTTGTCCAATTATACCATAACCTGTATCCAGATTTTATTAAGTGCCTCTTTGGATCAGGAGTGCACTATTTCTGCGGACGGAAATGAAAGTACACCCTTGTTTGGATCAGAGGATGAGGGAGTGGGTGGCTGGAAGGTGCAGGCTTCTTCTCTCAAGTGCAGAGAAATAagtgagaaaaataaataagtggGAAAAGAGAGAAAGCCACCTAAATATTCTGCAATTATGCATGTGcccctattttttttataaaatctgcTATGGATTAATCagatataattttgtatatatttttttaactatccatgcacatataataaaacataaaaaaaaactaaaattgtaaaaaagtttatatataataaaagaattaactatattaataatataaatattaaaataacaataatatttaaaataaatttttaaaataatataataaatattaattaaaatcatttcaattattttaattttatttcgaATAAACTGTACACacccaaaaaaaatataattatttataataaaaataaaaatattaaatatatttctaataaaataaaaatgcctatatatattaataaaaatagtataaaaatttagttaaattaaattttacaaaatatttcatattttattatttaaatattttaaagataagagtaaatttgtaaatatatataatttaaagaatcataaataatattaaaattatctaaatacattaatttacaCAAAGGtgaatttgtaatcttacaatttacacaatttaaaataattcaaaatatcattacaaccatcacatcagtcacatatttcaataaactttcctcacatgTTCATCCTAACATACCATAATCTAAACAACTTCAAAAAAATTCACATTTTTACTCTCCACACCCTCAATTTTCCACTCCCCCATatcctctaatccaaacaaagcttGACATGGTGACATTGTGAAGAATGAAAACacagtttatattttaataaattaattaatatttcattcatttttattttattttttaattcaaaatataattatattattataagtgTTTATTACATGTATGTTATTTATTGTTGATGGTGTTAAAGGTGTTAAAGaaacttttctcttttattacTCATTTCTATAAATTCAACTGAGTAAATGAATTAattctttttctcaaataatattatttttaaaacaaattactCAACCAAATCTAGATCCACTTTATCTGTCAAAATAGATCTTTATAGACAGAATTTCATTTCCATAAAACTCATTTCTAACCTTTATTTTTTCATCTTATACTAATaagttaaaatttagttttccAAGAACTGAATTCTAATATAACTTTTCACTTTTTCTTtgcaaaaaattaataaacaactaatgaaaataaaaaataataacaatataattttttaaattacttaaatatttaataattttattttgtattatttcaaaaaatattttgttattaaatttatttttattatatgaaacttaaaaacaaaataaaaatataatttcttattattaatatttttttattttattgaattaatctttttgatattttttttttaaaaaaaaagtgaaaaactaTGTTAGAATTCAGTATTTGAAAACCAAATTTTTATCTGCTTTTCCACACAAGATGCAAAAAGTAAAGGTCAGAATTTGGTTGATGATCaacactaaaaaatatttattttgataaattgtCCACTTGAGTTTTATCGggtaaatgtttttaaaatattattatttaagaaaaaacttggtaaatgaaaatataaaagatttaaATATTCGGCggcaataaaaatataataattttattttagctGGCAAAGTCAGTATAGGTGCCTCTCATATAGTGTTCTTCTTTGCTACCATGTGTGCTACgcaaataatatttatacatttaaatataaaaacacaaAACATTCTTAATAAGTTCAGTATTAATATATAATG from Phaseolus vulgaris cultivar G19833 chromosome 1, P. vulgaris v2.0, whole genome shotgun sequence carries:
- the LOC137814493 gene encoding UDP-glycosyltransferase 73C2-like, whose product is MLSQTTNLHFVLFPLMSQGHMIPMMDIARLLAHRGVVVTIFTTPKNASRFNSVLSRALSSGLQIRFLQLHFPAKEAGLPEGCENFDMVTSRDMMNKMFHTIRMLQKSAEELFEALTPKPSCIISDFCIPWTAQIAEKYHIPRISFHGFSCFCLHCLHQLHTSEVCESITSESEYFTIPDIPDQIQVTKEQLPGALSIDLKGFGDQLRDAERKTYGVIINTFEELEKAYVRDYKKVKNDKMWCIGPVSLCNNDGLDKAERGNRASINEHNCLKWLDLQQPKSVVYVCFGSLCNLIPSQLVELALALEDTKIPFVWVIREGSRFQELEKWISEEGFEERTKGRSLIIRGWAPQVIILSHPSIGGFLTHCGWNSTLEGISGGVPLVTWPLFGDQFLNEKLVTDVLKIGVSVGVEVPLMWGEEERRGVLVKKEDIGRAICRVMDEDGEESKERRERARELSEMGKRAMEKGGTSHLGITLLIQDIIQNSTAQAQESHLTCSA